One window of Magallana gigas chromosome 2, xbMagGiga1.1, whole genome shotgun sequence genomic DNA carries:
- the LOC105330843 gene encoding uncharacterized protein: MPSLDLKSAEDSRTCYVLLALKGILMVSSIRLIASSNEISIVKPCDLEKALDSLGLDVTSPCTNNDIKEKSTSLCDWGIGVLVVNVILFIMISFFKLMPEKLKLALFSILASVGILFSIIMIKSYSDVLKTEAGKTDIDFDNLKLTMMKSLETNYISDNISSSNPISNRWNKFFIEYNCCGINQVQGTNNGFDRTPWCTTSGSCHATSSQIPKTCCNYVSQDDYESAPTACHSSVTSGTYKSNCMIAIRPLSVTNIKECKIRRLRESLLTIGTLEIAEVILVLVYAIECACFEFSTKNKTCHGDQENRNKNDGNGTRNKKTSTERNESLTETTENENQNDVNR, encoded by the exons ATGCCTTCATTGGATTTAAAAAGTGCTGAAGATAGCAGAACGTGCTATGTATTGCTGGCTTTGAAAGGGATACTTATG GTGTCATCGATTAGGTTGATAGCCTCAAGTAATGAGATCTCAATTGTCAAACCTTGTGATTTAGAGAAGGCCCTCGATTCACTTGGTTTGGACGTCACCTCTCCTTGTACTAACAATGATATTAAGGAGAAGTCTACAAGTCTATGTGATTGGGGAATAGGAGTGCTAGTTGTTAATGTCATCCTTTTTataatgatatcattttttaagttGATGCCTGAAAAATTGAAACTGGCATTGTTCTCTATA CTTGCTAGTGTTGGAATCCTTTTTTccatcataatgataaaatcCTACTCTGATGTTCTGAAAACCGAAGCAGGAAAAACAGATATA GACTTTGATAATTTAAAGTTAACAATGATGAAATCCCTGGAGACAAATTACATTTCAGACAACATAAGCAGTAGTAATCCAATCTCAAATAGATGGAACAAGTTTTTCATCGAg TACAATTGTTGTGGTATAAACCAAGTTCAAGGAACGAACAACGGCTTTGACAGAACCCCATGGTGTACTACATCCGGTTCATGTCATGCAACATCCTCCCAGATCCCAAAGACCTGCTGCAATTATGTCTCACAGGACGATTATGAAAGCGCACCGACCGCCTGTCATTCCTCTGTCACTTCTGGGACCTATAAATCG aACTGCATGATCGCTATCAGGCCGTTAAGTGTTACAAACATCAAGGAATGCAAAATTAGACGGCTACGAGAATCTCTACTCACCATAGGGACTTTGGAG ATAGCTGAAGTAATCCTTGTGCTGGTTTATGCAATAGAGTGTGCTTGCTTCGAATTCAgcactaaaaacaaaacatgccaTGGAGACCAAGagaacagaaataaaaatgatgggAATGGTACTAGAAACAAGAAAACGAGTACTGAGCGGAATGAGAGTTTAACTGAAACGACCGAgaatgaaaatcaaaacgatGTAAATAGATAA